GAACTTTTGAACGCTCCGTTCACAACTAGTTTAAAGACTAATCGCCACTGTGACTGAGTAAAAAACTTGTTTCAAATCCCTCTTGCGGGTCGGTAATGTTGCCAGCTATACGGGTACTTAATACTTCGGTTATCACTCTTTCAACAACAATGATTTTCTGGCAGGCAGTAGCTACTTTCGACTTGCGTGTCCGCGTTTCGCGATCATGCGATCAACTGACGGGGGCTGTGGGTAATGCGAACTCATTTGCTTTTAGTTTCAAGCGCGAGCAATTAATTAAGTATTTCACCGCCGGCCGTTGccaaatgtatttcaatttcattttcttGCACTTGCTTGAGCCCATTCTCTGCGCCTGAACGTCGTTCCGTCCGTCGATCAGACCGCCAGTCAATCACCTTCGCCCATGGAGCTACGTCAGCCTTAAAGTCCGCCGGATTTTCGTTGAGCAGTCAATTGCAATTAGCTTAGTCAAAGTACAGAGCGCTGAAAGTTAAAAGTAACCCACTGATATCATTAATCAATTTGCGAACACGCAATCCCAGCGACAGCTGATGATACGCACAACGCTTCGTTTGGACAATCAATTATCAACTATTTACatgcatttaatttgaatgTCAAATTCAGATTTAGAGCTTAGCCTATGACAGTTACAATTAATGAGAGTCGTTTACATATGAATACACACTTATAGGTTCTACTAGAATCTAGATTCATCCATTCATTCCACTGTATTGTCGAGTATAAAACGTACATTTGACTAAACGAAGAGATATTGTGCATACAATTGTTTCTAGATATTGCTTACGATGAACTACAAAAGCGTTCGCCGATGTTTTACAAGATTAAAGCTTAGACTACATACAAAATGTTGGATTATTAATATGTCAACGATATTCACTGCTGAAGTCTTTAGTAGCGCTTACGTGTACGAATTAGTTACGCTTAAGTACAGATCAAATCTAAGTGGGAGAACTGTGTATTTACAATACAAAAATCGGAGACTCCTGGCAGACATTGGAACACTTAAGCCGGCCGAATTCTTGCTCTGCGACTGCGTCGCCTTCTCTGCAATCATTTGGGCCGAATCTTCTCGTACATGAACTTTTGCACGTGCTTGTTATCCGGCTGCATGAGCTTCTTCTTATTGAACTCGAACTGGGCCAGCGCGAACTCGTACAGATCGTTTTCCATTTGCCAGATTTTGGTCTTTTGAATGGCTTTAATTGTCGACTCGCTCGGCGGCAGCTTGGAAGAAGTCACTCGCAGATGAGATTTGTTTGAGTTGTGATAGTGCTCACGAAAGCCGTGAAAAATTCTATGAAAGAAACAGaggtaaattaattaatttgaacaCCTTGATTTCTTAGTGGTTTTCCATGCTCACCTGGGCAGGGATCTTTCCAGCAGATCCACAAACTCGTACATCTGCTCGGTGACTCCGACTAGGAAGTACTCGTTGACTAGATTGCGCTTGGCCTGATCCAAGGCCCAACTGCTGCCGGGCTCCCAGCACTCGGCGGCATGGCCACAGAAGAAGGGAATCTGCAGCCACATGTTTTTGGGATCACAGTCGGGTTGCTTCTGCACCACGCACTCGTCGAAGGTCTGTGAAAAATGATTATGAATTATGGTTTAATTCCTTTTAAGCCCTACCAATAtactaacaattttattgcCCGCCTTCTTGCGTACTAAATTCGGTCGGTAGTTGTCGCCGAAGCGTAGGAAATAATAGTAGGAGACAAGTC
The genomic region above belongs to Drosophila takahashii strain IR98-3 E-12201 chromosome 2L, DtakHiC1v2, whole genome shotgun sequence and contains:
- the Hs2st gene encoding heparin sulfate O-sulfotransferase; this encodes MFRKLLKMWILLRPTHWLILIALCVLTCAGYWLLWSEIRLEHAFKPLSKLGESLTPDQHASSSTDDFDFEEHLVVLYNRVPKTGSTSFVNIAYDLCKLNKFHVLHINVTANMHVLSLPNQIQFVRNVSRWHEMKPALYHGHMAFLDFSKFQIAHKPIYINLVRKPLDRLVSYYYFLRFGDNYRPNLVRKKAGNKITFDECVVQKQPDCDPKNMWLQIPFFCGHAAECWEPGSSWALDQAKRNLVNEYFLVGVTEQMYEFVDLLERSLPRIFHGFREHYHNSNKSHLRVTSSKLPPSESTIKAIQKTKIWQMENDLYEFALAQFEFNKKKLMQPDNKHVQKFMYEKIRPK